One stretch of Tachysurus fulvidraco isolate hzauxx_2018 chromosome 12, HZAU_PFXX_2.0, whole genome shotgun sequence DNA includes these proteins:
- the ptafr gene encoding platelet-activating factor receptor codes for MFSTEPSVSTLTSQSSTNETFLDSEFRYALFPAFYGVVFVIGLAANAYALYVLHHMRGSRSMNEIRIYMSNLTVADLLFVCVLPFWISYYINHGKWIYSDILCRISGSLFFINTYCSILFLTVISVNRYWAVTRPLVAASSDCWKRGTIISVIVWVITLMMAAKQLAEPGIQVDVHTGVQRCFEGYHNNEDSKVPVVIIHFVIIGLFFAVFLLVVMCNVRIACTLLAQPVSQPRPSTGRRPHGTKRRALRMLCAVVGVFVVCFVPHHIVQGPWTLAVLRMHDWSEETRQYLNDAHQITLLLMGLNCILDPIVYCFSTRKFRMYIQNHVKNVKKGKPCSYNTSTTGLSVKIRKQSEELSVFEVKN; via the coding sequence ATGTTTTCTACAGAACCTTCCGTCAGCACGCTCACTTCACAGAGCTCCACAAATGAAACTTTCCTGGACTCAGAATTCCGCTACGCACTCTTCCCCGCTTTCTACGGCGTGGTGTTTGTAATCGGACTGGCAGCCAACGCATACGCCCTCTATGTCCTACATCACATGCGAGGGTCCAGGTCCATGAATGAGATACGCATCTACATGTCCAACCTGACGGTGGCGGACCTGCTTTTTGTCTGTGTGCTTCCTTTCTGGATTTCCTATTATATAAACCACGGAAAATGGATCTACTCGGACATTCTGTGCCGAATCAGTGGCTCACTGTTCTTCATCAACACCTACTGCTCTATTCTCTTCCTCACCGTCATCAGCGTCAATCGTTACTGGGCTGTGACTCGGCCACTGGTGGCCGCCTCCTCTGACTGCTGGAAACGTGGTACCATTATCTCTGTGATTGTCTGGGTTATTACACTGATGATGGCAGCCAAACAATTAGCTGAGCCTGGCATCCAAGTAGACGTGCACACAGGAGTCCAACGATGCTTTGAAGGCTATCATAACAATGAAGACTCTAAAGTCCCTGTTGTTATTATCCATTTCGTCATAATTGGCCTGTTCTTTGCTGTCTTCCTCCTTGTGGTGATGTGTAACGTGCGTATCGCTTGTACACTCCTTGCACAGCCCGTTAGTCAGCCGCGACCCAGTACAGGACGACGGCCCCACGGTACCAAACGTCGTGCCTTGCGGATGCTGTGCGCGGTTGtaggtgtgtttgttgtttgttttgttcctcATCACATAGTCCAGGGACCCTGGACCCTGGCTGTTCTGAGGATGCACGACTGGAGTGAGGAAACAAGGCAGTATCTGAACGACGCCCACCAAATCACATTGCTCCTCATGGGGTTGAACTGCATCCTGGATCCGATTGTGTACTGCTTCTCAACCAGGAAGTTCCGCATGTACATCCAGAATCATGTAAAGAACGTGAAGAAGGGGAAACCCTGCTCTTACAACACCAGCACCACGGGTTTGTCTGTGAAAATCAGAAAACAGAGTGAAGAACTGAGTGTTTTTGAAGTGAAGAACTAG